Sequence from the Sciurus carolinensis chromosome 1, mSciCar1.2, whole genome shotgun sequence genome:
TAGGTTTACTGAActtgaaggaagggaaaaaaatgtctccaCTTCTGAAAAGCGTCTTCGATATCACTGAAATTTTCAATCAGTATGCCTCACATGGTTGTGATGGGGCAGCTCTAAGCAAGAAAGACCTAAAGAACCTCCTTGAAAGAGAATTTGGAGATGTCCTTCGGGTAAGAActaacaagaaaaggaaatctctTCATTATTTTAGGACTATGAATTTTCTTCAGGAGAGAACACAGCAAGGAATGATGgcttatattcattttataccaTGCCAAGTCTACACTATACCCTTCATTCCTTTCAAAGTCTGAAGGTACTTAGTTAGCATTGTAGCATGAGTATTAAAGAAGCTGGTAACAAATAGTTCATGTACTTAATGGCACTGTCAATAAGAATGAGCTGTTCAAGGGACATTGCCACCAAAGAGGAAAAATCAAACTAGATTTGGAAGGCTTTAAATGTACCTCCAAGCTTCAAGATCTGAAATTAGCCTGTTCTCTACTAAAATGGTATtgccataaatattttaagttttttgtttgtttgtttgtcacgatactggggattgagcccagggtcctGTACAAGATAGGCAAATGCTTCACAACTGGGctatgtccccagctcttttacagctttgagacaggctcttgctaagttgcccaggttggccctgaacttgtgatccttctgcctcagcctaccaagtacttgggattacaggcctgtaggATTACACACTAGGCTTGTTTTCAAACATGGACTAGAAATCAGAACAGAAGTACTGGCTGTTTCAAACAGAAATGGTTGCTGGAAAGTTTCATAAATTTCCATGTTATCTCTCTCTTGAGGATAAGTACATTCTTGATGACCCAGCCAAAGAGCATTTGTGTTATTTCGATCAGCAATAAATTATAAGATACAAAAATTGCCAACAAATGTATGCTTTGAAATGAGGTGTTCACATTTTACATGAGGAATTATGACTTGACACACACTGGGCTATTATTTCTAATTGCTCTGAATATCTCCAGAGTTAGCATAAAATAAGtgtgaataaaattttactgCCTGTAAACAGTacatggtaaatttttttttttcatctttttcgtAGAGACCACATGACCCTGAGACAGTAGATCTGATCCTGGAACTTCTGGATCGCGACTGTAACGGACATGTCGATTTCAATGAATTCCTCCTGCTGGTTTTCAAGGTGGCTCATGCTTGCTATTATGCTCTTGGCCAGGCCGCGGGgctagaggaggaggagaggagagtccaggatgaagggaagggaaaccTGTTACAAGATCGCAGACAAGAAGACCAAAGGAGATTCGAGTCCCGGGACAGACGATTGGATGAAGAACCTGGTCACCGACGCTGGCAAAAGAGGCAGGTACAGGAGAGGGAGCGCGCTGAGGAAGAGGAGCAAAGGAAGACGCAAAAGAGACAAGAGCAGCTCGAAAGGCAGCGCCGAGACCAAGAGCAGCGGCTGCAAAGGCAAGAACAGGAAGAGCGCCGAGCAGAGGAAGAGCAGCTGCGGAGACGCAAGAATCGAGATGCTGAGGAGTATCTTGAAGAAGAACAGCAAAGGCGAGAGAGGCGGGAGCAGCGGGAGCGCCAGGAAGAGCAACGGCAAAGGCGAGAGCGAGAAGAGCAGCGCGAGAGGGCGCTCCAGGAGGAAGATGAAAGGCTGCAAAGGCAAGAGCTGCAAGAGCTGAAGAGGGAGCgccaagaggaagagagacagctGCAGAGGCGTGAGCAGCAACTGAGGCGCGAGCAGGTGGAGGAGAGGCGCGAGCAGGAGTTGTCtgaagaggaggagcaggcaCAGGCCCGGGAGAGGGATGAAAGCCTCACCCAGAGGTGGCAATGGCAGCTAGACAGCGAGGCTGAAGCACGCCAGAGCAAAGTCTACTCCAGGCCTCGCAGGCAGGAGGAGCAGAAACGCCgcagagagcaggaggaagagaggcGTCGCcgggagcaggaagaggagaggcGGCTCCGGGAGCGTGAGCTGCAActgagggagcaggaggaggaggaacaacgTCGCGACTTCAACCCGCAGTGGCAGACGGAGGAAGAGAGCGCAAAGCGCCGCCAGAGGCTATGGGCCAGACCCCAGTTGCGCGAGCAGCGGGAGAGGCAGTTGAGAGCAGAGGAGCGCCAGGAGCGGGAACAACGATTCAGCCAAGAGGAAGAGCAGCGCCTCCAGCGGCGAGAGAGAGAGCAGGAATTGCGCTTCGATGAAGAGGAACAGCTCCAGCGACCTGAGCGCGCCAGACAGCTCCAAGACAGCCTCTCCGAGGAGCAGGAGAGGAGGCGACGTCAGGAGGAGCAGCGCCGCAACCAAAACTTGAGGTGGCAACTAGAGGAAGAAAGCCAAAGACGCCACCACACGCTGTACGCCAAACCCGGCAAGCGTGAGCAGCTCAGGAAGGAGGAGCAGCTGCAGCGGGAGGAAGAGCTACTGCAGAGGGAAAGGAGGCGCCAGGAGCAGGAAAGGCAATATCGGGAGGAAGAgcagctgcagcaggaggagcagctgcgGAGGGAAAGCAGGCGCCAGCAGCGGGACAGGCAATATCGGGAGGAAGAGCTGTATCTCGAGGACGAGCAGCAGCGGGAAAGGAAGCAGCGGTTCCAGGATGAGGATCAGCGCGGTGATCTGAAATGGCAATGGCaaccagaaagagaaaaggaagttcGTAATAACAGGGTTTTTTCCAAACgcagagagaatgaagaaaagatcCGGCAGCTGGATGATTCTCAGGCGTTGGACAGACCTTTCCGGCAGGATCGGCGGCCCCTGcaagatgaagaggaagagaagagaaagctaGAGCAAGAAAGGAGGCGCCAACAACAGCGCGACCGGGAATTCCCTGCGGAAGAACAGCTGGAGCGAGAGGAGCAAAGAGAAGCGAAAAGGCAAGATGCGAAGttccaagaggaagaggagctactgagggaagaaagagaagagaaaagacgCAGTCAGGAGAGAAACCGAAAGTTCCGTGAGGAGGAAGAGCAGCTGAGACGCCAAGAGCGCGACAGAAGATTCCGCGGGGAGCCCGAGCTCCgccaggaaggggaggaagatCAGCTGCTCCGCCAGGAACGCGAGGAACAGTTTCGCCGGGAGCGCGACAGAAAACTCCGTGAGGAAGAGCTCCgccaggaaagggaggaggagcagctgcGCCGCCAGGAGCGCGATAGAAGATTCCGTCAGGAAGAAGAGCAACgccaggaaagggagaaggaggagctGCGCCGCCAGGACCGCGATAGAAGATTCCGCGGAGAACAAGAGCTCCgccaggaaagggaggaggagcagctgcGCCGCCAGGAGCGCGATAGAAGATTCCGTCAGGAAGAAGAGCAACgccaggaaagggagaaggaggagctGCGCCACCAGGACCGCGATAGAAGATTCCGCGGAGAACAAGAGCTCCgccaggaaagggaagaggagcaGCTGCGCCGCCAGGAGCGCGAGAGAAAATTCCGCGGAGAACAAAAGCTCCgccaggaaagggaggaggagcagctgcGCCGCCGGGAACGCAACAGAAAACTCAATGAGGAAGATCTCCGccaggaaagagaggaggagcaGCTGCGCCGCCAGGAGCGCGACCGAAGAGTCCGCGGAGAACAAGAGCTCcgccaggaaagggaggaagagcgACTGCGACGTGAGGAACAGCAGCTGCGCCGCCAGGAACGCGAGCAGCAGCTGCGCCGCGACCGCGATAGAAAATTCCGTCAGGAAGAAGAGCTCCGCCAGGAAAGAGAGCAGCAATTGCGCCTCCAGGAGCGCGACAGACGATTCCGCCAGGAACCAGAGCTCCgccaggaaagggaggaggagcagctgcGCCGTGAGGAACAGCAGATTCGCCGGGATCGCGACAGAAAATTCCACGAGGAAGAAGAGCTCCGccaggaaagagaggaggaacaGCTGCGTCGCCAGGAGCGGGATAGAAGATTCCgccaggaaagggaagaggagcaGCTGCGTCGCCAGGAGCGCGACAGACGATTCCGTCAGGAAGAAGAGCTCCgccaggaaagggaggaggagcagctgcGCCGCCAGGACCGCGATAGAAGATTCCGTCAGGAAGAAGAGCTCCgccaggaaagggaggaggagcagctgcGTCGCCAGGAGCGCGACAGACGATTCCGTCAGGAAGAAGAGCTCCgccaggaaagggaggaggagcagctgcGCCGCCAGGAGCGCGACAGAAGATTCCGccgggaaggagaagaggagcagCTGCGTCGCCAGGAGCGCGATAGAAGATTCCGTCAGGAAGAAGAGCTCCgccaggaaagggaggaggagcagctgcGTCGCCAGGAGCGCGACAGAAGATTCCgccaggaaggagaagaggagcagCTGCGTCGCCAGGAGCACGACAGACGATTCCGCCAGGAAGAAGAGCTCCgccaggaaagggaggaggagcagctgcGTCGCCAGGAGCGCGACAGAAGATTCCGccgggaaggagaagaggagcagCTGCGTCGCCAGGAGCGCGACAGACGATTCCGCCAGGAAGAAGAGCTCCgccaggaaagggaggaggagcagctgcGCCGCCAGGAGCGCGACAGACGATTCCGCCAGGATGGAGAAGAGGAGCAGGTGCGTCGCCAGGAGCGCGACAGACGATTCCGCCAGGAACCAGAGCTCcgccaggagagggaggaggagcagctgcGCCGCCAGGAGCGCGACAGACGATTCCgccaggaaggagaagaggagcagGTGCGTCGCCAGGAGCGCGACAGACGATTCCGCCAGGAACCAGAGCTCcgccaggagagggaggaggaggagcagctgcgCCGCCAGGAGCGCGATAGAAGATTCCGCCAGGAAGAAGAGCTCCgccaggaaagggaggaggagcagctgcGCCGCCAGGAGCGCGATAGAAGATTCCgccaggaaggagaagaggagcagGTGCGTCGCCAGGAGCGCGACAGACGATTCCGCCAGGAAGAAGAGCTCCgccaggaaagggaggaggagcagctgcGCCGCCAGGAGCGCGACAGAAAATTCCGTCAGGAAGAAGAGCTCCgccaggaaagggaggaggagcagctgcACCGCCAGGAACAGGACCGTCAGTATCGGGCGGAGGAACAATTTGCCAGGGAGGAGAAGCGTCGCCAGGAACAAGAATTGCGGCAAGAAGAGCAGAGACGTCGCCAGGAGCGGGAGAGGAAATTCCAAGAAGAGCAACTCCGCcgccagcaggaggaggagcagaggcgCCGCCGAGTCCGGGATAGACAATCCGGAGAAGACAAGGGTCATAGGCAGGTCCTGGAGCCTGGCACGCGTCAGTTCGTCAATGTTCCAGTGCGCTCCAGCCCTCTCTATGAGTACATCCAAGAGCAGAGATCTCAGTACCGCCCTTAAGAGATGCCTCCGATATCCCGAAACCTGCCAAAGCTTCCagccaaagaaaatgagaaacactGGGCACCACGTGTTTCTGGTTGTGGGAAAACTCTCTGATGTTAGAATGTGTCTTTTCTTCCAAAATCTTAAACTATCTTCATTTCATTACTTTGTActcctgcttttaattctttctcaGGTAGTGCTTTACTGCAAGATGTCTTTGCTCTTTGATGCAGATATGGTGTGcagtttttaaaagatgtcatTTAACTTGTTTACAGAGTTTTGTTTGAGGAACACATTGATTTATTGACTTGTAAGGTAACAATACAAGTTGAGAGTCAAAAGAATTGAGTATATTTTTAATGACTGCTCATCTCTGATGTTTTTAACATTGATATTTTGTGCCTAAATTTCATTAATCTACTGCCAAATAGCTTCTcgggtttttatttttgtggcataATTAATATACTCCATTAGGTGACTGAATTTTTGCAACCCTCAAATAATGCAGGGAGAGGAACTTCTGGCAGAAAAACTCCCTGTGAAATCAGtgcctacaactaaaagaaatatctATTAAGTTTAGTTTGCAGATTTAAAATtcgaatttaaattttttttaaatatacttaactCCACTTAAAACACTTAAGACCTTATGAAGCAAATTTGTTTCTCAAACAACTTCATagcacaaattttaaaactgtatctGCTGTAGTTTGTAGTGCTCAGTTCTATTCCCCCAATGATGAATTTGAGATTATTGCTACTTTTGTTAATGTTAGCTTAGAGGAAACCTCAGGATCCTGTAAAAGTTTGTCTTGCTCTAGTGCCAATAGATGACAGTGAGTGTGttgggaaaggaaagagggaagtgTGTGAACAGAGAGGCAAATTTCTAGAGGTTCTTTGAGAAGACTTATCAGTCCACAATCCTTTGAGTTCTGATATTACCTTGGAGACATTCTTGTTGAAATAATTGGActgtataaaaatttaataaatgtttggcaaatacttatttttgtctgttttaactCTGTCATACCTCACCTTCCAATAATCTGGAAACACATAAGTTCCCAGTCACAACCATGTTACTATCATTTATGTATGAACATGAAAGGGGGAGTGGAAAACCTTTTCTCCATCCATTTTTCCCAGTTAGAGTGAACCCTATATTTTTCCTAATGCCACTGGGGTTCTCTTTGCAAGTGTATGTGGGGCttttttgtgttgctttgtttttgtttttgttgtccaTACAGCTTTCTGTGCCCTTTATTGTAGTAACCCATTCACTGGTCATGGAAAACCCCGGTCCCCGCAATGTTTGTCAGTATTTCCTTCTGAGAATGCAGCAAGTTCTTGGTCTCTGAGGTCTGATGAGCCAATAGTAAAACATGGCCTGAAACTTAACATCAGCACTCTAGATCAAAGATTACCTTTTGATTTAAGTAATGTAATACATGAGGCAACTTAGCCAGAAGATGCTAAATAGTAATCAGGCCAAAGTATTAAGTTATCATTTCATATTCAAACACCCCTTTGTCAACCACCTGGAGTCTCTATTTAGTATTCATCACTTGGTAACAAGGAATAAGTCCAAGAAGGCCCTGCTCAGGATATCATCATTTGTAATTATAAGAGTCATGAATAAGAAGATGCCCTAAAGTTATAGTCCATCAACAGTTTGGTCAATGGTATAGACAAGGAATCTAAGTATTTAACTCCTAAGTATCATTCTGATGGAGTGGGGCAAGGGTGCTTTCTGCAAGAATCACAGCCTGTCTCTCCTAGTTTAATACAAATGTAAGATACCCATCAAAGACAAAACCAAGGAATCCCCTGAGACTGTCTTAGAATTTTGAGCCTTCCAAGGTgcagttatttttcttctaaattaaatGTATACTTTCTCTTGCCTAAAGGTCTTCACAGAAACCATGTAAGAGCTTCACTAGCTTTCCCAGTATCCTCTCAAGAAGCACTAATTCGAGAGCCTCCTTATAAATGCCCAGCCCAGGATAATACTGAAATGTACATTATCAGTAAGTTGCAGTTCAACAATAATAATTCTATTAAAAACAAAGCCCTTCCGACTTCTTATAGCACTTTACAAGATAAGGAAAACATCAATTgccaaggaagaaaattttattacagttttaataatcattttttaaaaactgtatcatCCAACCCATGCCCTCCAGCTGCTCTTTTAGCACATTGACAGGAAAACTTGGAGGACAACCTTCCTACTCCACCTGAATAATATACATGTGTGGGCAGGACCTTAGGGCTGTTGGGCAATTGCCTGCTTCATTATAAACTGAGAGCTCTATTAACATCATGTTGACTACTGCTAGGAAGTAGTGTGCAGGGTTTACTATGCTGTGATGACAAAGTAATCTCCTTGTATAGTGAACTGAATTGTGCCCCTAAAACCCCACCCCAGGTTTATATGTGAAAGTCCTAACCCTCAGTAACTCAGAATGTACCCAAATTTGGAGATACAGCATATAAAAGaggtaattaaattaaatgaggTTGTTAGGTTGGATCCTAATCCAATACAACTGCTACCCTTACAGTAAGAGGAAATTTGAATATAGACAAAGGGATGATGATGTGAAGACAAGAGGGAAGATGGCAACCTAAAAACCAACAATAAAGGCCAAGAACAGATCCCTTCCTTAtgggcctcaggagaaaccaacaTTCTGACTCCTTGAGCTTGAACTTCAagtttccaaaactgtgagaaaacaaattcctTTTGTTAAAGGCACttagtctgtggtactttgttatgacaGACTTGGCAAACTAATACATCGTGTAAGGTGATGTTGTGTTGCTAGACAAGACTATCTGTATAGGGATGATATTTATCCTTTGAAATTCATTGTATAAGCAGGCCCTGGTTGCTTAAAGACACTCTTTTATTTAATCTGCCATAATTTCTATGGTTCAATGGAAAGAATgctaaaagaaaagtttaaaaccTGGGgt
This genomic interval carries:
- the Tchh gene encoding trichohyalin isoform X2, encoding MSPLLKSVFDITEIFNQYASHGCDGAALSKKDLKNLLEREFGDVLRRPHDPETVDLILELLDRDCNGHVDFNEFLLLVFKVAHACYYALGQAAGLEEEERRVQDEGKGNLLQDRRQEDQRRFESRDRRLDEEPGHRRWQKRQVQERERAEEEEQRKTQKRQEQLERQRRDQEQRLQRQEQEERRAEEEQLRRRKNRDAEEYLEEEQQRRERREQRERQEEQRQRREREEQRERALQEEDERLQRQELQELKRERQEEERQLQRREQQLRREQVEERREQELSEEEEQAQARERDESLTQRWQWQLDSEAEARQSKVYSRPRRQEEQKRRREQEEERRRREQEEERRLRERELQLREQEEEEQRRDFNPQWQTEEESAKRRQRLWARPQLREQRERQLRAEERQEREQRFSQEEEQRLQRREREQELRFDEEEQLQRPERARQLQDSLSEEQERRRRQEEQRRNQNLRWQLEEESQRRHHTLYAKPGKREQLRKEEQLQREEELLQRERRRQEQERQYREEEQLQQEEQLRRESRRQQRDRQYREEELYLEDEQQRERKQRFQDEDQRGDLKWQWQPEREKEVRNNRVFSKRRENEEKIRQLDDSQALDRPFRQDRRPLQDEEEEKRKLEQERRRQQQRDREFPAEEQLEREEQREAKRQDAKFQEEEELLREEREEKRRSQERNRKFREEEEQLRRQERDRRFRGEPELRQEGEEDQLLRQEREEQFRRERDRKLREEELRQEREEEQLRRQERDRRFRQEEEQRQEREKEELRRQDRDRRFRGEQELRQEREEEQLRRQERDRRFRQEEEQRQEREKEELRHQDRDRRFRGEQELRQEREEEQLRRQERERKFRGEQKLRQEREEEQLRRRERNRKLNEEDLRQEREEEQLRRQERDRRVRGEQELRQEREEERLRREEQQLRRQEREQQLRRDRDRKFRQEEELRQEREQQLRLQERDRRFRQEPELRQEREEEQLRREEQQIRRDRDRKFHEEEELRQEREEEQLRRQERDRRFRQEREEEQLRRQERDRRFRQEEELRQEREEEQLRRQDRDRRFRQEEELRQEREEEQLRRQERDRRFRQEEELRQEREEEQLRRQERDRRFRREGEEEQLRRQERDRRFRQEEELRQEREEEQLRRQERDRRFRQEEELRQEREEEQLRRQERDRRFRREGEEEQLRRQERDRRFRQEEELRQEREEEQLRRQERDRRFRQDGEEEQVRRQERDRRFRQEPELRQEREEEQLRRQERDRRFRQEGEEEQVRRQERDRRFRQEPELRQEREEEEQLRRQERDRRFRQEEELRQEREEEQLRRQERDRRFRQEGEEEQVRRQERDRRFRQEEELRQEREEEQLRRQERDRKFRQEEELRQEREEEQLHRQEQDRQYRAEEQFAREEKRRQEQELRQEEQRRRQERERKFQEEQLRRQQEEEQRRRRVRDRQSGEDKGHRQVLEPGTRQFVNVPVRSSPLYEYIQEQRSQYRP
- the Tchh gene encoding trichohyalin isoform X3, which gives rise to MSPLLKSVFDITEIFNQYASHGCDGAALSKKDLKNLLEREFGDVLRRPHDPETVDLILELLDRDCNGHVDFNEFLLLVFKVAHACYYALGQAAGLEEEERRVQDEGKGNLLQDRRQEDQRRFESRDRRLDEEPGHRRWQKRQVQERERAEEEEQRKTQKRQEQLERQRRDQEQRLQRQEQEERRAEEEQLRRRKNRDAEEYLEEEQQRRERREQRERQEEQRQRREREEQRERALQEEDERLQRQELQELKRERQEEERQLQRREQQLRREQVEERREQELSEEEEQAQARERDESLTQRWQWQLDSEAEARQSKVYSRPRRQEEQKRRREQEEERRRREQEEERRLRERELQLREQEEEEQRRDFNPQWQTEEESAKRRQRLWARPQLREQRERQLRAEERQEREQRFSQEEEQRLQRREREQELRFDEEEQLQRPERARQLQDSLSEEQERRRRQEEQRRNQNLRWQLEEESQRRHHTLYAKPGKREQLRKEEQLQREEELLQRERRRQEQERQYREEEQLQQEEQLRRESRRQQRDRQYREEELYLEDEQQRERKQRFQDEDQRGDLKWQWQPEREKEVRNNRVFSKRRENEEKIRQLDDSQALDRPFRQDRRPLQDEEEEKRKLEQERRRQQQRDREFPAEEQLEREEQREAKRQDAKFQEEEELLREEREEKRRSQERNRKFREEEEQLRRQERDRRFRGEPELRQEGEEDQLLRQEREEQFRRERDRKLREEELRQEREEEQLRRQERDRRFRQEEEQRQEREKEELRRQDRDRRFRGEQELRQEREEEQLRRQERDRRFRQEEEQRQEREKEELRHQDRDRRFRGEQELRQEREEEQLRRQERERKFRGEQKLRQEREEEQLRRRERNRKLNEEDLRQEREEEQLRRQERDRRVRGEQELRQEREEERLRREEQQLRRQEREQQLRRDRDRKFRQEEELRQEREQQLRLQERDRRFRQEPELRQEREEEQLRREEQQIRRDRDRKFHEEEELRQEREEEQLRRQERDRRFRQEREEEQLRRQERDRRFRQEEELRQEREEEQLRRQDRDRRFRQEEELRQEREEEQLRRQERDRRFRQEEELRQEREEEQLRRQERDRRFRQEEELRQEREEEQLRRQERDRRFRQEGEEEQLRRQEHDRRFRQEEELRQEREEEQLRRQERDRRFRREGEEEQLRRQERDRRFRQEEELRQEREEEQLRRQERDRRFRQDGEEEQVRRQERDRRFRQEPELRQEREEEQLRRQERDRRFRQEGEEEQVRRQERDRRFRQEPELRQEREEEEQLRRQERDRRFRQEEELRQEREEEQLRRQERDRRFRQEGEEEQVRRQERDRRFRQEEELRQEREEEQLRRQERDRKFRQEEELRQEREEEQLHRQEQDRQYRAEEQFAREEKRRQEQELRQEEQRRRQERERKFQEEQLRRQQEEEQRRRRVRDRQSGEDKGHRQVLEPGTRQFVNVPVRSSPLYEYIQEQRSQYRP
- the Tchh gene encoding trichohyalin isoform X4; the encoded protein is MSPLLKSVFDITEIFNQYASHGCDGAALSKKDLKNLLEREFGDVLRRPHDPETVDLILELLDRDCNGHVDFNEFLLLVFKVAHACYYALGQAAGLEEEERRVQDEGKGNLLQDRRQEDQRRFESRDRRLDEEPGHRRWQKRQVQERERAEEEEQRKTQKRQEQLERQRRDQEQRLQRQEQEERRAEEEQLRRRKNRDAEEYLEEEQQRRERREQRERQEEQRQRREREEQRERALQEEDERLQRQELQELKRERQEEERQLQRREQQLRREQVEERREQELSEEEEQAQARERDESLTQRWQWQLDSEAEARQSKVYSRPRRQEEQKRRREQEEERRRREQEEERRLRERELQLREQEEEEQRRDFNPQWQTEEESAKRRQRLWARPQLREQRERQLRAEERQEREQRFSQEEEQRLQRREREQELRFDEEEQLQRPERARQLQDSLSEEQERRRRQEEQRRNQNLRWQLEEESQRRHHTLYAKPGKREQLRKEEQLQREEELLQRERRRQEQERQYREEEQLQQEEQLRRESRRQQRDRQYREEELYLEDEQQRERKQRFQDEDQRGDLKWQWQPEREKEVRNNRVFSKRRENEEKIRQLDDSQALDRPFRQDRRPLQDEEEEKRKLEQERRRQQQRDREFPAEEQLEREEQREAKRQDAKFQEEEELLREEREEKRRSQERNRKFREEEEQLRRQERDRRFRGEPELRQEGEEDQLLRQEREEQFRRERDRKLREEELRQEREEEQLRRQERDRRFRQEEEQRQEREKEELRRQDRDRRFRGEQELRQEREEEQLRRQERDRRFRQEEEQRQEREKEELRHQDRDRRFRGEQELRQEREEEQLRRQERERKFRGEQKLRQEREEEQLRRRERNRKLNEEDLRQEREEEQLRRQERDRRVRGEQELRQEREEERLRREEQQLRRQEREQQLRRDRDRKFRQEEELRQEREQQLRLQERDRRFRQEPELRQEREEEQLRREEQQIRRDRDRKFHEEEELRQEREEEQLRRQERDRRFRQEREEEQLRRQERDRRFRQEEELRQEREEEQLRRQERDRRFRREGEEEQLRRQERDRRFRQEEELRQEREEEQLRRQERDRRFRQEGEEEQLRRQEHDRRFRQEEELRQEREEEQLRRQERDRRFRREGEEEQLRRQERDRRFRQEEELRQEREEEQLRRQERDRRFRQDGEEEQVRRQERDRRFRQEPELRQEREEEQLRRQERDRRFRQEGEEEQVRRQERDRRFRQEPELRQEREEEEQLRRQERDRRFRQEEELRQEREEEQLRRQERDRRFRQEGEEEQVRRQERDRRFRQEEELRQEREEEQLRRQERDRKFRQEEELRQEREEEQLHRQEQDRQYRAEEQFAREEKRRQEQELRQEEQRRRQERERKFQEEQLRRQQEEEQRRRRVRDRQSGEDKGHRQVLEPGTRQFVNVPVRSSPLYEYIQEQRSQYRP
- the Tchh gene encoding trichohyalin isoform X1 — translated: MSPLLKSVFDITEIFNQYASHGCDGAALSKKDLKNLLEREFGDVLRRPHDPETVDLILELLDRDCNGHVDFNEFLLLVFKVAHACYYALGQAAGLEEEERRVQDEGKGNLLQDRRQEDQRRFESRDRRLDEEPGHRRWQKRQVQERERAEEEEQRKTQKRQEQLERQRRDQEQRLQRQEQEERRAEEEQLRRRKNRDAEEYLEEEQQRRERREQRERQEEQRQRREREEQRERALQEEDERLQRQELQELKRERQEEERQLQRREQQLRREQVEERREQELSEEEEQAQARERDESLTQRWQWQLDSEAEARQSKVYSRPRRQEEQKRRREQEEERRRREQEEERRLRERELQLREQEEEEQRRDFNPQWQTEEESAKRRQRLWARPQLREQRERQLRAEERQEREQRFSQEEEQRLQRREREQELRFDEEEQLQRPERARQLQDSLSEEQERRRRQEEQRRNQNLRWQLEEESQRRHHTLYAKPGKREQLRKEEQLQREEELLQRERRRQEQERQYREEEQLQQEEQLRRESRRQQRDRQYREEELYLEDEQQRERKQRFQDEDQRGDLKWQWQPEREKEVRNNRVFSKRRENEEKIRQLDDSQALDRPFRQDRRPLQDEEEEKRKLEQERRRQQQRDREFPAEEQLEREEQREAKRQDAKFQEEEELLREEREEKRRSQERNRKFREEEEQLRRQERDRRFRGEPELRQEGEEDQLLRQEREEQFRRERDRKLREEELRQEREEEQLRRQERDRRFRQEEEQRQEREKEELRRQDRDRRFRGEQELRQEREEEQLRRQERDRRFRQEEEQRQEREKEELRHQDRDRRFRGEQELRQEREEEQLRRQERERKFRGEQKLRQEREEEQLRRRERNRKLNEEDLRQEREEEQLRRQERDRRVRGEQELRQEREEERLRREEQQLRRQEREQQLRRDRDRKFRQEEELRQEREQQLRLQERDRRFRQEPELRQEREEEQLRREEQQIRRDRDRKFHEEEELRQEREEEQLRRQERDRRFRQEREEEQLRRQERDRRFRQEEELRQEREEEQLRRQDRDRRFRQEEELRQEREEEQLRRQERDRRFRQEEELRQEREEEQLRRQERDRRFRREGEEEQLRRQERDRRFRQEEELRQEREEEQLRRQERDRRFRQEGEEEQLRRQEHDRRFRQEEELRQEREEEQLRRQERDRRFRREGEEEQLRRQERDRRFRQEEELRQEREEEQLRRQERDRRFRQDGEEEQVRRQERDRRFRQEPELRQEREEEQLRRQERDRRFRQEGEEEQVRRQERDRRFRQEPELRQEREEEEQLRRQERDRRFRQEEELRQEREEEQLRRQERDRRFRQEGEEEQVRRQERDRRFRQEEELRQEREEEQLRRQERDRKFRQEEELRQEREEEQLHRQEQDRQYRAEEQFAREEKRRQEQELRQEEQRRRQERERKFQEEQLRRQQEEEQRRRRVRDRQSGEDKGHRQVLEPGTRQFVNVPVRSSPLYEYIQEQRSQYRP